In Pyrus communis chromosome 8, drPyrComm1.1, whole genome shotgun sequence, one genomic interval encodes:
- the LOC137742973 gene encoding nucleoporin alm1-like, with the protein MGSVSHPPHFDGDNYAAWKAKMKSFLWAFDDRVWLAVEEGWEPPTVEETKGEGQSSVTISMLKPRKVWSEDERNSSTFNQKALNALFTAVSPEQFNYISKCSTAKEAWDILEVTHEGNSTVKESKLQNLITQFENIKMLDDESFSDFYAKLSVIVNGCHNLGDSIPEHRVVKKILRSLPSMFHAKRTAIEESKDLNTYKLEQLIGSLQTYESDFTEVKKGKNVAFKVNNEKVNEDSFENLTQDEFALLTKQARKFLKLRSSRGRENRNNFDSNSKVPRSRDFSHGNSSKFVKLGEKKSSNNRDKCFECQGYGHHAHECANTLKKLKDEKNKALTSTWSDSDSEKDTASEYDDEVVAFVGILDGYETDDSVVEEPDSIEVLQKYTALYDITMKVKKENDELKNKLVQLESEKKEVEIEHQSQMEHAEKLRESMLEKLHMLVSENEILENELRGMKKKVKEFSIRSRKFDKMLSYGKNSGDRNGLGFDFNVTGSSSSSVTKFVKALQEPSRKESSDESFGNSCTTTNKPNSVSTFVDPRNFIRSKTFIPSCHFCGKIGHIRPRCNKLRKEDQTKHTTHWMSRKSNLKMRFVANPKRMNRISKRMLNSITPNLKQVWRRKETQVCLLDKMSPSSDEDNLTCLVAFTAFSTCQSDTWYLDSGCSRHMTGDKRWFTTFTEDCKNGAVTFGDGKRARIVGKGEIKTLGIPCLKDVMLVDGLKANLISISQICDDDDAEVLFNKLKCCVKVASGIDIFEGKRSKDNCYCVNANESHVPNICNKATDDVLDLWHKRLGHMNCKDMIKLSKKEYVRGLPMLAGELGICGECQVGKQTKSSHKSTNYISTSRPLELMHMDLVGPVQTESIGGKEIYSCLGG; encoded by the coding sequence ATGGGTTCAGTTTCTCATCCGCCACATTTTGATGGCGACAACTACGCTGCATGGAAGGCAAAGATGAAATCATTTCTCTGGGCGTTTGACGATAGAGTGTGGCTTGCGGTTGAAGAAGGCTGGGAACCTCCAACAGTTGAAGAAACCAAAGGCGAAGGACAGTCTTCTGTTACTATTTCTATGCTTAAGCCTAGAAAGGTATGGAGTGAAGATGAACGCAACTCTAGCACATTCAATCAAAAAGCATTGAATGCGTTGTTCACTGCCGTTTCGCCTGAGCAATTTAACTACATCAGTAAATGCTCAACGGCGAAAGAAGCTTGGGATATtcttgaagttactcatgaagGTAACTCCACGGTCAAAGAATCCAAGCTTCAAAATCTCATCACACAATTTGAAAATATCAAAATGCTAGATGATGAGAGTTTTTCTGACTTTTATGCTAAACTTAGTGTAATTGTCAATGGTTGTCACAATCTTGGTGACAGCATTCCAGAACATAGAGTTGTTAAGAAAATTCTAAGGTCTCTTCCTTCTATGTTTCATGCGAAAAGGACAGCTATAGAAGAATCGAAAGATTTAAACACCTACAAGTTGGAACAATTGATTGGGTCATTACAAACATATGAGTCTGACTTTACCGAAGTcaagaaaggaaaaaatgtAGCCTTCAAAGTCAATAATGAAAAAGTGAATGAGGATTCATTTGAAAACCTGACTCAAGATGAATTTGCTCTTCTCACCAAACAAGCTAGAAAATTTTTGAAACTTAGAAGTTCCAGAGGACGTGAAAATCGAAATAATTTTGATTCAAATTCCAAAGTTCCTCGTTCTCGAGATTTTTCTCATGGAAATTCTTCTAAGTTTGTCAAACTTGGTGAAAAGAAAAGTTCAAATAACAGAGACAAGTGTTTTGAATGTCAAGGGTATGGACATCATGCTCATGAATGTGCCAATACTCTTAAAAAGCTGAAGGATGAAAAGAACAAGGCGTTAACCTCCACTTGGAGTGACAGCGATTCAGAGAAGGACACGGCATCTGAATATGATGATGAAGTGGTTGCGTTTGTTGGAATCTTGGATGGATATGAGACTGATGACTCGGTAGTTGAAGAACCTGATTCCATAGAAGTCTTACAAAAGTATACTGCACTTTATGATATCACCatgaaagtgaagaaagaaaatgatgaactgaaaaataaacttgTGCAGCTTGAAAGCGAGAAGAAGGAAGTAGAGATTGAGCATCAATCTCAGATGGAGCATGCAGAGAAGCTACGAGAGTCAATGTTGGAAAAACTACATATGCTCGTATCTGAAAATGAAATTCTTGAAAATGAATTAAGAGGCATGAAAAAGAAGGTCAAAGAGTTTAGTATTAGATcaagaaaatttgacaaaatgttAAGCTATGGAAAAAATTCAGGTGATAGAAATGGTTTAGGTTTTGATTTTAATGTGACTGGAAGTTCTTCCTCCTCTGTTACTAAATTTGTCAAAGCTTTACAAGAACCAAGCAGAAAAGAAAGTAGTGATGAATCCTTTGGAAATTCGTGTACCACTACAAATAAGCCAAATTCTGTGAGCACTTTTGTTGATCCAAGAAATTTCATTAGGTCAAAAACCTTCATTCCTAGTTGCCACTTCTGTGGAAAAATAGGACATATCAGACCTAGATGTAACAAACTTCGAAAGGAAGATCAAACTAAGCACACCACCCATTGGATGTCTAGAAAATCAAATCTCAAAATGAGATTTGTTGCTAATCCGAAGCGAATGAATAGGATTTCGAAAAGAATGCTCAATTCCATCACTCCAAACTTAAAACAAGTATGGAGAAGAAAGGAGACTCAAGTTTGCTTATTGGATAAGATGTCACCATCATCTGATGAAGACAATCTTACATGTTTGGTGGCTTTTACTGCCTTCTCAACTTGTCAGTCTGATACTTGGTATCTCGACAGTGGCTGCTCGAGGCATATGACTGGAGACAAAAGATGGTTCACAACCTTCACCGAGGATTGTAAAAATGGAGCAGTCACTTTCGGAGATGGAAAAAGAGCAAGGATTGTTGGAAAAGGAGAAATCAAAACTCTAGGAATTCCATGCTTAAAAGATGTCATGTTAGTTGATGGACTTAAAGCTAACCTAATTAGCATCAGTCAAAtttgtgatgatgatgatgctgaAGTATTGTTCAATAAATTGAAATGTTGTGTGAAAGTTGCTAGCGGGATAGACatttttgaaggaaaaaggTCTAAAGACAATTGTTATTGTGTGAATGCAAATGAATCACATGTGCCAAATATATGCAACAAAGCAACTGATGATGTTTTGGATTTATGGCATAAAAGATTAGGACATATGAATTGTAAGGATATGATCAAGCTTTCCAAGAAGGAATATGTGAGAGGTTTACCAATGTTGGCTGGAGAACTTGGAATTTGTGGAGAATGTCAAGTGGGAAAGCAAACAAAGAGTTCACACAAGTCAACAAACTACATCTCAACCTCACGACCTTTGGAGCTGATGCACATGGACTTGGTTGGACCGGTACAGACCGAAAGTATTGGGGGGAAAGAAATATATTCTTGTCTTGGTGgatga